The Mangrovivirga cuniculi genomic sequence AATTTTTTTAATTTCTACTCCCTTTTTGGGATTAGGTCAGACTGATTCTGTTCGGGTTTTAAATGAGGTCGAGGTAGTTTCTTCTCCATGGGAAAAGTTTATTCCTTCTCATAAAAAATATACAGCAGATTCGGTCATCAGATCCCTGGTTCCATATCAGGATCTTGCCTCCAGATTAAATTATATTTCTCCGGTGCATATTCGGTCTTATGGTGTTACTGGCTTAACGACCATTTCACAACGTGGCTTCGGAGGATCGAGAACTAAAATTTTATGGAATGGAATAGACCTCCAAAGCCTGTCAAACGGGAGTCTCAATATTGGGCAGATACCTGCTTTTTTCTTCGATAACATGTCTTTGTATAGTGGAGGGCAATCAGCAGTTGCAGGTTCGGCGGCGATAGGGGGAATTCTAAATCTTAAGCCAATTAATGATAAACGCAGACCGGCAAATCAAAGCCAGATATTTTTAAGAGCAGCAAGCTTTAATAGTGTTTCAGCAGGAGGAAAAACTAACTTTTCAAAAGGAAAACATAGTGGAAGCATAAAATTGTTTTACCATCTGGCTGAAAACGATTATTCTTTTATTAACACCTATAAAAGCGGGGCGCCTGAAGAAAGGCTTTCCCATGCTAACCGGGAATCAGGTTCCCTGGCAGCTGACTATAAATTTCAGCTGAATGACAAAGTATATCTTTCCACTTCCTTTTGGGGGCTTTATTCAGATAGCCAACTACCGCCTTTAGCCTCGAAAACAATGGGGTCTCAGGAGGAGCAAAACGATGAATACCATCGTGGAGCGTTTAATGTTTCAATTGAAGAAAAGAATTTTGATCTACAACTCACAACAGGGGTAGATCATCAAAATATTCTTTATTTGAATGATGCTACAGACCTCAAGTCGGAAACTGTGAGCTTCAGATGGCAAAACAATTTTATTTACAATTACTACCTGAATAAGTGGACATTTAATTTTACAGGAAAAGCAAACAGGGAGGAGGTGATCTTTAATAATGAAGGATACCCGAGAAAAGAAAATCGCCTGACCGGGGAAGTGCTTGGATTTGCACGCTACGAACCAAAAGCCGGCACGATCATAACAGGAGGGATTAATCAGACGCTTGTAGAAAATGTTAAAGTTCCTTTGACCCCTTCACTTTCTGTATTACACCAACTAAATAATCTGATATCTGCTCATGGAGAAATCAGTAGAGTCTTTAGAGTACCAACATTTAATGACCTATACTGGCGAGGAGCAGGAGCAAAAGGCAATCCCGATCTTAAACCGGAATCCGGAATCAGTGGTAGTTTTGGTGTAGAAATTAACACAGTTCAAATCACATCCTTTCGATCTTCCTTAAGTGTTGATTTGTACAGCACCAGCTTAAATGATCAGATTACCTGGGCACCTGATTTCGAGGGAGACTGGACTCCGATGAATTTACAGAAAGTATGGTCGCGTGGAGTTGAGATGGAGTCATTTTCTAAAATGAAATTTTCTCAAACTGAGATTTCAGTGAGATTGAATTATCAATTGACACGAACATCCTTGATGGAAGATAATTCTATTTCTGATGAGTATACAGGTAAAAAGAACCAACTGTTTTACACACCCGAACATGTATTTGGTGCCAATATTTCTATGAAACACAGCAGATGGTTACTTGCCATTTTTAACCAATATACCGGAAGTCAGTATACCACTCTGGATAATAATGAGCGATGGAGTCTGGATGGCTGGTTTTTATCAGATTTAAGCCTGGCTTATGCGATGCCATTAGGAGATCATACAATGTCTTTTGCGGGAGAAGTAAAAAATATTTTTGATACCGCGTATGAGGTTCGAAGAGAACGAATCATGCCCGGTAGAAATTACAGTCTTTCAATAAACCTTATATTAAACCACTAAGATGAAACAATTAAAATTTTTATTTATTGCGCTAGGTATAGCGTTGACAGTTGCATGTGATAATGAAGATCCCCAACCATCGGTCTCAGGGAAGGGGATTTTGATATTAAATGAGGGGAGCTTTGGAAACGGTAATGCCTCATTATCATACTATTCTTTTTCAGATGCTTCTGTGACCAATAATGTATTTTATAATACCAATAATTTTGATCTGGGGGATCAGGCTCAAGGAATAACTACCTATGATGGAGAAGTTTTTATAACTGTACAGAACTCTGGTAAGATTGAGGTGATTAACTCTACCGATTTTACTTCGATATCAACTGTTGATTCCAGGTTGATCTCCCCGAGATATACCTATGCAGGCCCTGAAGGCATTTTTGTCACTGATTGGAATGATGGATATAACGGATGGTTAAAAGAGATTGATCCATCTAGCTATGAAGTTATCGATTCTGTAGAGACAGGTGCAGGACCAAATGAACCTGCTATAGTAAACGGTAAAATCTGGGTACCGAATGGGGGAGGCTTTACAACCGATAGTACAGTTTCTATATTTAATGCTGACCTTTCTTTAGATAAGGAAATAGAAACAGGTATTAACCCTTCGTTTATAGTTGAAGATAATGCGGGTAATGTGTGGGTAGTGTGTAAAGGAAAATCGTGGCCAGCAGATGATACCAGGCGAACTTCAGTATATAAGTTCGACAGTAACGGGAATTTTCAGGAAGAAATATTAGGTCCGGAAGGCCAGTATTTTAATTCTGTATCATATAATTCGGCAGAAGGATTGATCTACCTGGGTAGCTCTTCGGGAGTTCATACTTTAGGCCAGGAAAAGACCTCAATAACACAATCTTTCATCGATGTTCAAGGTGTCTATGGATTGGAATATGATGAGATTAATGGATTAATAATGGTTGGAGTTTCAACAGGATTTACCACAGATGGAGAAGTTCATATATTTAATGAGGATGGTACTTTTGTGAAGAAAGAAACTGTTGGAATCGGTCCTAATGGATTTTCATATGCCCAAAAATAAAAACTATATAAGCTGGAGCGGCGGTAAGGACGCTGCTCTGGCTTTGTACTTTGCTCAAAAACGTGGATTAAATGTTGATCTGCTTTTCACTTCTATTCAGGCATCCGTAAACAGGGTGAGTATGCATGGAGTAAGAAGGGAGCTGATTAAAAAGCAGGCTGCATCAATTGGTTTGCCATTGCATACAGTTAACCTTTCACCGGAGACATCAATGGAAAGCTATCGGGAGCTTATGCGCGAAGAAACCTTGAGATTAAAGGAGAAAGGATATTCCGGCTGTGTATTTGGAGATATTTTTCTCGAGGATCTTAAAGAGTTGAGAGAACAACAGATGAAGGAGGTTGGGTTAACAGCTCATTTCCCGATTTTTGAACGAAACAAAACCAAAGATCTATTGCTGGAATGGATTGATCTTGGGTTTAAAGCCAGAGTTGTTTGTTGTAGTCTGCAAAAACTTGACAAATCTTTTTTAGGAAGAGAAATAGATTATTCATTTATCAATGAGCTTCCGGAAAACGTTGATCCATGCGGTGAGAATGGAGAATTTCATACGTTTGTTTATGACGGTCCGATATTTATGGAACCAATAGACTTTGAACTGGGGGAAATAGTAGAGAAAACATATCCAGCTTCAAGTCCCGGAGCACATGATACGCAGTTTGGATTTATCGATATGAAATAAATTAGTGCTTTAAATTGTCCTGCTTATTAACAGGAGCCTTTTGCATTTTTTTATTTGAGTGAGAAAAGAACCCACGAGGGTAGTGAGTTACCGACCAATTGGCAATAAATACTGATGTTGCCAATGCCAGGCAAATTCCTGTCTGGAAACTATTTGTGACCAGGGAAAGCGGAATAAATAAGACCGCGAAGAAACCAATAATATAATATAAAAATATATTGGCTCTGTTGAATAGTGTCCTGAATTTCTCAACTGTGGACTTCAACCCTGAATGCTTCTCTGAGGTAGCGATATTTTTAGTGTCTAAAAATTGCCTGAACTCAGTTTTTTCTTTTGGCAATAGCCATTCTTCAGAACTATCCATAAAAATATAGTGCCTTTATATAGCTTAAATGTTTATTGAAAGTATAATAGTTAAACGAAATAAGCAAGATATTATTGGTGAGGTTATCCACATTCCATACATGGGTATGAACAAAAAAAAAGCTGTCCGGGGAGGACAGCCATCTTTCAACCAAAACATTAGGATTTATCAACTATGCTAATGTGATAACGCTAAGATAGAAAAAAAGTTTAACATTCAAAGACTATTTCTAAGAAAAATGTCAAGTAACTTGTCTTTTCCCGCCGAAGCGTCAATATTTCCCGACAAAACTCCTGATTTTATCGACGAAATTTTTTGTCTTACCGCTGAGTTTTTATAAAAAAGGTCAAGAAGTTCCTCGGAAATCAATGTATTAAACCAATATAAATTTTGACTTTTCCTGTTTTCTTCAAAGTGTCCTGATTCCCGGTTTTGAGAAACGAATTTTTTTATTACAGAAAGGACATCATCCATCCCTTCATTTTTAATTGCTGAGGAGGTTGTTACCTGGGGAATCCAGCCATTTGGTTTAGGAGGAAAAAGGTGCATGGCATTTTTATATGTTCGCTTGGCACGTTCAGCTTGCTTCACATTATCACCATCGGCTTTTGTAATGGTAACGAGATCTGCCATTTCCATAATTCCCTTTTTAATTCCCTGAAGTTCATCACCGGCTCCACTAAGCATTAATAATAAGAAGAAATCGACCATTTCCTTGACCATAGTTTCACTCTGGCCCACTCCAACAGTTTCAATCAATATCATGTCATAACCAGCGGCTTCACATAAAAGCATCGTTTCCCGGGTTTTATTCGCTACTCCTCCAAGTGATGTACCGGCTGCCGAAGGTCTGATGTAAGCTTTTGGATTACGACTCAGGTGTTCCATCCTTGTTTTATCACCTAAAATACTGCCTCTGGTAACTCTACTGGACGGATCAACGGTCAAAACTGCGATCTTATAACCTTCTTCTATTAGTTTTAAGCCAAAAGATTCAATAAATGTACTTTTTCCGACCCCGGGGACACCGGTTATCCCAATCCTGATTGTATCATCCTTTTTTGGAATTTCTTTGATTATATCTTTTGCCAGTTCCCTGTCATCATCTCTCGTGCTTTCAATTAATGTGATCGCTTTACTAAGGATAAAACGATCTCTGGACAAGATGCCATTTAGATATTCTTCTTTCGTCAGTCGCCTTTTTTTTCTCCTTTTGTTTGCCTGGTCCATGAACAGATATTAAAAATTTTGCTGGAATTTAACTAATTATCCGTATTTTGTCCCCATGAAGCGGAATTCGGATTTTAGAATACGCTCCGGGAAATTTTTTCGTCATGTTATCGGGGCCACTTTTTTTATTTTTGCTTTTATTTTTATCGCCGGGAAGTTTTTGAATTCATTAGATTTTCTTGATCCGGTAGGAGAAGCACTAGCAGATTTTGATTTCACTGACATTGCCTTTATTGAGTTCAGAGATGAGCCAACGGATGATGAGCGGATCACCCTGGTAAATATTGGTCAGCTCAATCGTGCCGGGATAGCACGACAGCTTGAAATTATAAATAAGTATGACCCGAAAGTAATCGGTGTCGACATCGAATTTGATGGTGCTAAAGATTCAATCAGTGACCTGATGCTAAAGTTCGCAATGG encodes the following:
- a CDS encoding TonB-dependent receptor plug domain-containing protein; amino-acid sequence: MRVLVLISIFLISTPFLGLGQTDSVRVLNEVEVVSSPWEKFIPSHKKYTADSVIRSLVPYQDLASRLNYISPVHIRSYGVTGLTTISQRGFGGSRTKILWNGIDLQSLSNGSLNIGQIPAFFFDNMSLYSGGQSAVAGSAAIGGILNLKPINDKRRPANQSQIFLRAASFNSVSAGGKTNFSKGKHSGSIKLFYHLAENDYSFINTYKSGAPEERLSHANRESGSLAADYKFQLNDKVYLSTSFWGLYSDSQLPPLASKTMGSQEEQNDEYHRGAFNVSIEEKNFDLQLTTGVDHQNILYLNDATDLKSETVSFRWQNNFIYNYYLNKWTFNFTGKANREEVIFNNEGYPRKENRLTGEVLGFARYEPKAGTIITGGINQTLVENVKVPLTPSLSVLHQLNNLISAHGEISRVFRVPTFNDLYWRGAGAKGNPDLKPESGISGSFGVEINTVQITSFRSSLSVDLYSTSLNDQITWAPDFEGDWTPMNLQKVWSRGVEMESFSKMKFSQTEISVRLNYQLTRTSLMEDNSISDEYTGKKNQLFYTPEHVFGANISMKHSRWLLAIFNQYTGSQYTTLDNNERWSLDGWFLSDLSLAYAMPLGDHTMSFAGEVKNIFDTAYEVRRERIMPGRNYSLSINLILNH
- a CDS encoding YncE family protein, translated to MKQLKFLFIALGIALTVACDNEDPQPSVSGKGILILNEGSFGNGNASLSYYSFSDASVTNNVFYNTNNFDLGDQAQGITTYDGEVFITVQNSGKIEVINSTDFTSISTVDSRLISPRYTYAGPEGIFVTDWNDGYNGWLKEIDPSSYEVIDSVETGAGPNEPAIVNGKIWVPNGGGFTTDSTVSIFNADLSLDKEIETGINPSFIVEDNAGNVWVVCKGKSWPADDTRRTSVYKFDSNGNFQEEILGPEGQYFNSVSYNSAEGLIYLGSSSGVHTLGQEKTSITQSFIDVQGVYGLEYDEINGLIMVGVSTGFTTDGEVHIFNEDGTFVKKETVGIGPNGFSYAQK
- a CDS encoding Dph6-related ATP pyrophosphatase, whose protein sequence is MPKNKNYISWSGGKDAALALYFAQKRGLNVDLLFTSIQASVNRVSMHGVRRELIKKQAASIGLPLHTVNLSPETSMESYRELMREETLRLKEKGYSGCVFGDIFLEDLKELREQQMKEVGLTAHFPIFERNKTKDLLLEWIDLGFKARVVCCSLQKLDKSFLGREIDYSFINELPENVDPCGENGEFHTFVYDGPIFMEPIDFELGEIVEKTYPASSPGAHDTQFGFIDMK
- the meaB gene encoding methylmalonyl Co-A mutase-associated GTPase MeaB — translated: MDQANKRRKKRRLTKEEYLNGILSRDRFILSKAITLIESTRDDDRELAKDIIKEIPKKDDTIRIGITGVPGVGKSTFIESFGLKLIEEGYKIAVLTVDPSSRVTRGSILGDKTRMEHLSRNPKAYIRPSAAGTSLGGVANKTRETMLLCEAAGYDMILIETVGVGQSETMVKEMVDFFLLLMLSGAGDELQGIKKGIMEMADLVTITKADGDNVKQAERAKRTYKNAMHLFPPKPNGWIPQVTTSSAIKNEGMDDVLSVIKKFVSQNRESGHFEENRKSQNLYWFNTLISEELLDLFYKNSAVRQKISSIKSGVLSGNIDASAGKDKLLDIFLRNSL